One Salmo trutta chromosome 24, fSalTru1.1, whole genome shotgun sequence genomic region harbors:
- the tmsb4x gene encoding thymosin beta-4: protein MSDKPDLAEVSNFDKTKLKKTETQEKNPLPTKETIEQEKQATA, encoded by the exons ATGTCTGACAAGCCAGATCTTGCGGAAGTCTCCAACTTTGACAAGACCAAGTTGAAGAAGACTGAAACGCAGGAGAAAAACCCCTTGCCCACCAAAGAAA CCATTGAACAGGAGAAGCAAGCAACAGCATGA